A stretch of the Engraulis encrasicolus isolate BLACKSEA-1 chromosome 19, IST_EnEncr_1.0, whole genome shotgun sequence genome encodes the following:
- the gdf7 gene encoding growth/differentiation factor 6-A, translated as MNPMKAAALSLCVSFLFANGLYAAVLGSLKYPFAADDHELVSHLDVQNRGQPSAIPRSESPRNGTAVYIPSYMISLYRTLSQLERRANNSVSRSTRHANTVTSFMDIGKDYPTLTESRQRYVFDLSTLPRMDELVEAELRVLRKTPPHLLQLLSGGGNLYRVLLHLCSPDHPEQQQQQQHRRPISSQTIDVLDSGTGAAQWDVFDISGSLKMLRKLRRATGAGGGGAGGGVRVGALNPLCFDMTVVSDATGAPAAPSALGYGRQAWVEPQERTLLVAFTRTRRKENLFREIRQKMRGSGTAPAAASGGGSSSLLTEPPFDPGMEGRRPRRRRRRRTALTGRPGGTAGGGGGGGGVGGGGGGGSGGSGGRRRTRCSRKPLHVNFKQLGWDDWIIAPLDYEAYHCEGVCDFPLRSHLEPTNHAIIQTLMNSMDPEATPPSCCVPSKLSPISILYIDSGNNVVYKQYEDMVVESCGCR; from the exons ATGAATCCTATGAAGGCTGCTGCTCTTTCTCTTTGTGTTTCCTTCCTCTTTGCGAATGGTCTTTACGCAGCGGTCCTGGGGTCACTGAAGTACCCTTTCGCCGCGGATGACCACGAGCTTGTTTCGCATCTGGATGTGCAGAATCGAGGACAACCGAGTGCGATCCCCAGGAGTGAAAGTCCGCGGAATGGTACTGCAGTCTACATACCGTCGTATATGATATCACTGTACAGGACTCTGTCTCAGCTGGAGAGGAGAGCTAATAACAGCGTCTCCCGTTCAACAAGGCACGCTAACACTGTCACCAGCTTCATGGACATAGGAAAAG ACTACCCTACTCTGACGGAGAGCAGGCAGCGCTACGTGTTCGACCTGTCGACTCTTCCCAGGATGGACGAGCTGGTGGAGGCCGAGCTGCGTGTGCTGAGGAAGACACCGCCCcacctgctgcagctgctgtcCGGGGGCGGTAACCTCTACCGGGTCCTGCTCCACCTCTGCTCCCCTGACCACccggaacaacaacaacaacaacaacaccgacGACCGATAAGCTCGCAGACCATCGACGTCCTAGATTCCGGCACCGGCGCTGCTCAGTGGGACGTCTTCGACATCAGTGGCAGCCTGAAGATGCTGCGGAAGCTTCGGCGTGCCacgggagcaggaggaggaggagcaggaggaggagttcGCGTCGGCGCGTTGAACCCGCTGTGCTTCGACATGACGGTGGTGTCGGACGCGACTGGTGCGCCGGCCGCGCCCTCTGCCCTGGGGTACGGACGGCAGGCGTGGGTGGAACCCCAGGAGAGGACCCTCTTGGTGGCTTTCACACGCACCCGCCGCAAGGAGAACCTGTTCCGGGAGATCCGGCAGAAGATGCGCGGGTCCGGGACGGCCCCAGCAGCGGCGTCCGGCGGCGGCTCCTCTAGCCTGCTGACCGAGCCGCCCTTTGACCCCGGCATGGAGGGCCGGCGGCCTCGGAGGCGCAGACGCCGCAGGACTGCGCTCACTGGACGGCCGGGCGGGACTGCtgggggcggaggaggaggaggtggcgtggGCGGTGGAG gtggaggtggcagtGGCGGCAGCGGGGGCCGCCGACGCACCCGCTGCAGCCGCAAGCCGCTGCACGTCAACTTCAAGCAGCTGGGCTGGGACGACTGGATCATCGCCCCGCTGGACTACGAGGCCTACCACTGCGAGGGCGTGTGCGACTTCCCGCTGCGCTCGCACCTGGAGCCCACCAACCACGCCATCATCCAGACGCTCATGAACTCCATGGACCCCGAGGCCACGCCGCCCAGCTGCTGCGTGCCCTCCAAGCTCAGCCCCATCAGCATCCTCTACATCGACTCGGGGAACAACGTGGTGTACAAGCAGTACGAGGACATGGTGGTGGAGAGCTGCGGCTGCAGGTAG